Below is a genomic region from Amphiura filiformis chromosome 19, Afil_fr2py, whole genome shotgun sequence.
gtttttatacgatTCTTGTAGTATCCATAAAagcttattttgtattttgttatgtAAATACATTTGACCAACATTAGGAAGGTCAATGCAAAACTGTAAAAGCTACACCATAAAAACTGCATGCGTCTGGGATAAATTCTTTGAGAATTGGAGAAAACAATTTCACCAATGTGAGAAGTAGAAACACGTCTATCTCTTGCTTCAAAGTACATTACCCTTAATTGACGAATATCCTACAGTATAACCTAAGACATGTTTTATTCCGAGGCATAAACTCAAGGCAAATCTGAAAAACTGGCTTCAAGAGAAATGTGTGGAATGAGGTAAACTCTAGCGTATTGAAACATATTTTCATGCCCTCTGTCTTGTATGAGTAACAAACAGGATGATTGTTTATGTACATAACTTGATTGTGTCTTATGGCAAGCAAAACGAACTCTAGACCACCAGGGCACTCAGGAAGAGTAGCAATCAGGGCTGATGAGGTTACCCTGTCTAAACAATATCTACAtaaatttatgttttctattgaatATACAGTTTACATACAAAACAAATTTTTATACTGTCGGCGACAAAATAAAACTTTAATGAAGAAAATTACGTTCCaaaatcaagatatcgataatagtAACAAACAGTTGTTTTTTGTCATGTAAGATTCGCTAAAATGTTCCCCCAAACGGGTATCTAAAACTTAATCGATACTTCATTTGGTTCTTATAAATGGCGACATcgtttctttgatcgatttgcaGCACATATATAAAAAAGGAGAAAGCAATCACTCAACGCGGTTTTTAGGggacacacattaaaaaaaaaacatgaacacGTTTTTGATCTCATGAACATGGGGCGTAAAAAGGATGTAAACGAAGGATGTTCAAATTGAttctaaaaatattattatgtaataaacccaaaattgaatccaatttacattcaagtttcagcacttcAATATTTGATTTATCGTAAATAAAATATTAGCTGTAATCCCAGAAAACGAAACTGCGTGTCAGCAGTGCGTAAGTGTTTCATATTGGGGTGAATGATTTTTCAGAGCTAGAGTAAATCGAATACTACATACTACTAGAGAGTGATCAACCGCTCGACCTACCATCATGTAAGCGAGTGACTGACTCACTTGCCTTTAAATCTTGACGGCAAGACCTGTTTACATGGAAGCGGGTGAATGACAAAAACGAAAATACATGGTAAATTTTCATATCGTTCGAGAACACACTAGCCCCAGTGGGTCTGCATGGTTGAAtgtatacgggtatgtgccaccgtattttcagctattttggtatatcgataggTGGGTTTTCAGTGCAGACCAATGCTCGCATGGGCAAAAGTTTCCTTAGAAGCGCCCAAATAGGGCACATTTGGGTGCCTTTTCTGCATgtcacatccccgtacaaaaacATTCAATGCTTTACAGTAATTATAACAGTCACACTCATCAGATGACGAGGTAAATGGGTCCTATAAATACATGCTTAGGAGGACATGGAAACTGAAAGAATTGTTAAATAAAGAGAGATGGGAAAGAGAAGAAAGAGAGACGAAAGCGAGAGAAATAGAAaacaaactagtggcaaatggtggtcatagaccacaaacctagctggggcgtgttggtgttgtggaggtatctgacccctgcaaaatgtcccaaaaatgttcccctcgTCATGAGgattgttgtcaccgagtttgagtcccgtactcttTATAGATGTcctgaaaatgcaattttaagacttgaccccagatgacctttgacctgaccctttgacccctgcaaaatcttcccctggtcatcaagtttgttgtcatcgagtttgagccccgtaccccttatagatgtccagaaaatacatttctaagatttgacctcttcATGACCtcttcatgacctttgacatgacccctgcaaaatgttcccttggtcatgagatttgttgtcactgagtttgagccccataccccttacagataatgcaattgtaagattttgcccctttatcgacctttgaccccaattttataccccttacagatatccagaaaataaaataataagacttgaccccagatgacctttgacttaacccctgcaaaatgttccactggtcatcatgtttattgtcaccaagtttgagccccgtacccataacagatgtccagaaaatgcatttctaaaatttgacctctgcatgacatttgacctgacccctgcagaatgttcccttggtcatgagattttttgtcaccgagtttgagccccataccccattccagataatgcaattgtaagattttatccCTTTatcgacctttgaccccaattctatagttataggcgtgtggtattgTCCGATGcattatgcaaatgacatcattgtactattggcagaagaagcattttgaaggtatttggttaaataccgcaAATGCCTCCTTAATGAACTttaaccccaattctgtttaggcactatgggcactggatatagccgatacatatgtgcaagttacataattgtagggtgtaagtaggaggagaagcattttaaagtttgtttccagaagaagaagaaagaaagaagaatcggatagaaaaacagtacctagcaCGGGGGTTTGtgaacccccagctaggtaagaataCGGATAATTGAGTACAAACTTTTTCTGTACCCCGTTTGATTAATATGAAATACATGGTGGCATGCAATAATCAAGGTTTTTGCGTGGAGGACGACAGAAAGATAACCTTAGTAACcactttgtacaaggtgacaGGCAATAAAAAACCTTTTGTCTAGGGAACCAGCAGATGGAGAGATAGTACGGCTATGTTGCACAAGGCAACAGGGAATAATACTTTTATCATGGCAAATCAGCAGATGCAAAGACCGCCATTTTgatatgcaaaaattaaagttGTTATGTGGTGAATCAGCAGATGGTAACACAACTTTAGCATCCACTTTGTTTATGGTGACcggcaataatgaaagttttgaaaataGTGAAATTGAAGAAACCAGGTTTTGTAAAATATTACCCCTCCCTGACAACTGACCTTGATACTGGTGTAATGTTGTCAAGGTAGCTAGtagacaaacaaaataaaaacacatattGGAAACTTTAAATCGTGTTTGTAAAATGGTCCTTTATAAGAACATTCACGTCACAACAATGAGTTTATGGGTGGCCCGATTGACAGTCTTATCTTCCATTTTACCCCCTTAAAAAGtaaattttggtatcaggtgaaagctcgtatttttctcattaacatattgaaattaggcgttccaaatcggtatatttccggagaaatcataaaaaaactgtcgaattagtctcgacTTTGGTATACAGCGTTTGAGACAAATACACCAATtaggaactcctaatttcaatatgctaatgagaaaataaatatcttaaaaatagtaACTAACCCCTCTTAAATAACGGCCATTattaaaaaggggctattgtattacaaatctgtaaaattcgttggaagcagaatttatttctgctcattttgacacctcatttgatatcatagcccagaaaacaataaaacaccagttaATTTAATGTAGTTGAGTCCAGATTTGAAATTCATatatacacgctatgtaacagcgcgcgtgattggtcgagagccgggcataaacagcgtttatgcccggtatcccggatgtgcgatcaccGGGTAGGGAAAATTAAGGAAAAtcgtgttttttaataatgttacttttttgttattattttgatgaaataggaatcacaaaatgttctggtatataTGAACgggcggcccctcgggcataaacaaccgtttagtcatgaaaatatatgaatgaaccccaaaGTTGCACCTACATATAATacaaaaaacactcagatatcattacacagatttgtttccattatactgaacacaaaatcagtacaatttactgcaactttcaaatcttgggttacattgatttaaatgtacgctgtgacgtcaatatctagtcaattgctacaaatgaagtgtcaaaataaataaatgctgcttccaacgcattttacagatttgtaatacaatcgcccgtttttgaataatggccattatttaaggggggttagtaatattggtcttacaataatacttgttcgtatatgcttggatctgtcatttatttgcataaactccataatggcaccgGGATTaagttagctttcatcagaagtactctatatgcttgtagacgaggttttacggtacgtGATCTCTTTGCATGAATGCTTTAAAGGGACAACATTTAGattaaacattaattttaaagaattcaattttccaaaaattgagctcaaaaagaaacttataatttttcacaaggtcatatcttaaaatcctgtccataaaactGAAccaaaatttttcacaaggtagtatcttaaaatcctgtccataaaaatgaaccaaaattgcacacaggattatttcaatactctactctaaacgctggtcagtaaccaaacagttgtccaactgacacaacggcAAAATTCGCCCAATGATTGGGACCCAACACAAGAAAATTATAACCTGTGTACGGATCTTGTACGAATTCtatcagatttcttttgctgggtgccgattattcgcctgtgaatgtggtccaggaagctgttccgtgtcagtgcattttgctgttgtgtcagttggacaactgcttggataCTGACATGTttttagaatagagtattgaagtaatcttgtatgtaattttagttcatttttatggacaggattttaagatactaccttgtgaaaaaataaaaagtttcttttttgagcccagtttatattaTTCCACCTTCCTTTAATGAAAGAGCCATGTGTAAAGTTGTAGAATATTTACAGTTGTCAGTATAACACTTATCATAAATGATAAAAGAAGAATCAATTGTGTAGCCAGCATTTTAAAAGCAGAGGCCCAAAATCGCAAATGTACCGACGACCTAAAAGATTTCGAAACGTTTTGAGAGGGTGTCCTCGAAAATCTTCAAGCCGTCCTGCTCCCAAAATGGATTTACCGCAAAAATTGGAGCGCAAAAAAAAAGGAGCGCGAAAAGTTGAATTAGTTGAATTGTTTCAATTCTATTCATGTGATGTACACGTACAGTCAACCTGTGCTTTTATTTCACGGCCAGCTTTAAAATATCTCTAGTTGGTATTCTATCCCACTTTTACCGAGGCCTGGATGAAAATATGCTTATTTTTTCTGTATCACGACGCATGATTCAGCCTGAGTGCAATCAAATTTTGACGTTCGCCATTATTGAATGTTTTCAAAGACACGCGCTGTAAATTCAATACGTTAGAATTGTTAGAAGGTTTTGTACAATTACAGCACCTCTTTAGACATTTTCGATGAGTAGAACTTAGGACAAACACCAACCATGGGCTCAAGCTTGAATTAGCTAaagacataaaataataaaaatgtcgAAACTTGGTAACGGGCTCGCCTTTAAATTCATTCATTGATTTGAAATGGAACATCAAACTATAAGTAAAACTTGGAAGCGAAAAGATGCAGAAAAATAATGTAATTATCATGGTTATGTAAGCCAGTCTCTTACGCGCTTTGATTTGCTTTTTAAAAGTGTTGTTTCGTTCTTTAAATACATTTGAGCTTGAAATGAGAAAGTACGCCATTTTGGTATAATGGATCATTATTAATGTTAAGGGAATTATATAGAGCATAAATAATTTACAAACCTCAAATATTTTAGCTCTCCCGCTGCCTCTTTCAACAGATTGACAGCTAATGGTGATGTTAAAAATGTCTTTTTCTGTCGTGAAATATGTCGTTAAAATCGGTGAAGCAACTATAAACCCTAAAACCCATGCAAGTATCGCCCAGTAAAATGAAACACGTTTAGTACGAGACTTACGGGAATGCACCCCATGAACTATCGCCGAATATCGCTCGCGACTCAAAGCGACTAATGAATATGCGCATGCACATTGACAAACAACCGGTGCATAGTTTCTAAGAGCGCATGGTATCCTGCCACTCATCCAACACGGGTGAATCTCATTCTCAAATTTGATAGGTCCAGTCACCATGATGTATAGAAGATCCGCAATTGTGAGGTTAATGATTAGAATGTTTGGAGCATTGCGCAGATGTCTGTTCTTCAAAATTATAATCAGCAGAGCAATATTTCCAAAAATTCCAAATAccaaaaaaatgacaaacatAACTAGTCGCCAAACATAGTCTTCTTGAATAGCACAGATGTCTTTTATGATATCCTTTATAAGATCATTGTGACGCAGTAGTTCTGTATCGTCCCAACTATGAACGGTAATATTTACATCAAACACGTTGCTATGCTTCGTCGCCATCATGGAATTACGGCCAATAAGATCCAAAGTGATCTTGGTCTTTAACGTTTTACTTATCTTTTCATCAGTAGTAAGTCTGCTGAATATCAGTCTATCTCACGCCGGAATTCCGTTAGAATGAGGCATTTGTCTGGAAACCATCAGCCACTAGTTGTCTCTTATGGGTATTCCGTAAGAACTGATAACATGGAAATGGAGAGTTAGAACTTGTTTTTGCATAAGATATATCACAACGGAGTGGTTAATTCTGTTTTGAAAATTACGAACATAGCAAATGCGAATAACACCATGCAGATTACGAGTCAAACGTAGTGTGCAATAAACTCGGTTTTCACCTAAAATCTAGTTATGTCCAGAAAAGACGAGCATCCATCGTTAAAATATGTCTTGATACGATGCAATGATAGAATCCTCTTTGTACGTGTCCTTTACCCAGCAGACGGATATCATTTTAGTTTTCATAAATTCAAATTAACTTCGACAGTTCGTTTTTTGTTCAACTACACTGTAACAGTGCGCCTTCTCTGTTGGATTTCACCAAAATGTTGCATATCGTGGCGGATCAAGATGAACAAACCGTGCAAAGAATGACGTGTGATACGCAATACTCCCACCAGTTCCATTTAAGTGAGAGCGATGTTGAGGAAACAACCAACGTAATGTATATCATGATATGGCGCTAAATTTACTCGATTTGTGGGTGTAttgagtaaataaataatatcaacTCGTAATCGGCGGAAATTAATAggctttaccactacgccgaaaagtagacacaCGTTATGGTTaagcagtggacttcgggtatatatataaatgcgcatttataaatgcgcacgtgacatctacaagtcgccataccgtgttcaacgatgtaaggtacccggatgtgcacaaattccacacgcaaaagtattaggcgaaaatgacaggttacaaggaaaattggttttgcaaaatagtggcattgattgcaaagggcaaaataatttgacccgaaacatagactctttatttggattttccattacggaaaaaaaaaacatttatgacggaaaagctagatatagctgatttaaaaagttatatttcattatttccgtgctaaatgggcgtggcaattggccatattgatgacgaaatgtgattcttactggcattaaggtcagaactgggtagctgccgatgatgttatttgataatgtttgcacgtagggaacttagggggctgtcatttccTTCGGAAGGAAAGGGTCATGGagttatttatttgggagtcaagataagtaccccccgtagcgccgccaatgaacataactctgaccctagttttaactctaattataacgtaaattgaggaaactataactttagcccttttcggtataatgaccctctcaaactaataggctagatgtccccgcccgacctcctcaattctatcttactcattcgctcgcaaatggacaaaaaacaaattcaaaatgtgtttttaagcacctttttgtgtcccccatgctaaatcggtaatctgtacaccctttgtcaccctttgacgtacaatttagagtataaacacgtagatgactgtacatgatctaatcatcccggctggaagatgttgaggaagactcgtctactatacatcacgctcatacgtaacatgacaatatgacgtacaatcacgtatgtgatgcatggtttgaggtttattccgctagtaagttagatcgcgtcatacacattattgtcatggtatattgtaattgtatacgtcaaattttgttcagtttgattcaaccggcttataaagttttacttaacacggaaggggaaagttagcaaaaaaccaattaatttatgagtgtaaaagggggaggggtggttttggggggaaggggggggggacaaataatatttataaaattataagtaaggcgagaaagagagaaaccctgttc
It encodes:
- the LOC140141666 gene encoding gastrin-releasing peptide receptor-like, with the translated sequence MATKHSNVFDVNITVHSWDDTELLRHNDLIKDIIKDICAIQEDYVWRLVMFVIFLVFGIFGNIALLIIILKNRHLRNAPNILIINLTIADLLYIMVTGPIKFENEIHPCWMSGRIPCALRNYAPVVCQCACAYSLVALSRERYSAIVHGVHSRKSRTKRVSFYWAILAWVLGFIVASPILTTYFTTEKDIFNITISCQSVERGSGRAKIFEVCKLFMLYIIPLTLIMIHYTKMAYFLISSSNVFKERNNTFKKQIKARKRLAYITMIITLFFCIFSLPSFTYSLMFHFKSMNEFKGEPVTKFRHFYYFMSLANSSLSPWLVFVLSSTHRKCLKRCCNCTKPSNNSNVLNLQRVSLKTFNNGERQNLIALRLNHAS